In Flammeovirgaceae bacterium 311, one DNA window encodes the following:
- a CDS encoding glutathione peroxidase (COG0386 Glutathione peroxidase) — MIKMNTFYLLLLLFAGAACSQTGKQIETSKDAAADQQEQTNNAMAKNFYDFKMNSLSGEEIDFSRFKGKKVLVVNTASECGYTPQFKDLQSLHEQHGNKVVVLGFPANNFGGQEPGSSEQIAAFCQKNYGVSFPMFEKISVVGSDQHPLYQWLKEQSGEEPKWNFSKYLLDENGKVIGFYPSGVNPMDDPIISQL; from the coding sequence ATGATAAAGATGAACACTTTTTACTTGCTGCTGTTGCTCTTTGCTGGTGCTGCCTGTTCGCAAACCGGCAAACAAATTGAAACCAGTAAGGATGCTGCTGCCGATCAGCAGGAACAAACTAACAATGCTATGGCAAAGAATTTTTATGATTTCAAAATGAACTCCCTAAGTGGTGAGGAAATTGATTTTTCGCGTTTTAAAGGCAAAAAAGTGCTGGTGGTAAATACCGCTTCCGAATGCGGCTACACACCACAATTTAAAGACCTGCAAAGCCTGCACGAGCAGCATGGCAACAAGGTAGTGGTGCTGGGCTTTCCTGCTAATAACTTTGGCGGACAGGAGCCAGGCTCCAGTGAGCAGATCGCCGCTTTCTGCCAGAAGAACTATGGGGTAAGCTTTCCCATGTTCGAAAAAATATCAGTGGTAGGATCAGATCAGCATCCGCTTTACCAGTGGCTGAAGGAGCAGTCTGGCGAAGAGCCCAAGTGGAACTTTTCCAAATATCTGTTGGATGAAAATGGTAAAGTAATTGGCTTCTATCCCAGCGGCGTCAACCCGATGGATGATCCGATCATCTCACAATTATAG
- the argS gene encoding arginyl-tRNA ligase (COG0018 Arginyl-tRNA synthetase) codes for MNIEQELISSIQKAFTALYQHTPDLQELKLQPTRKEFEGTYTFVTFPYARISKKGPEQTGQELGQYLQQQSGLVSGFNVVKGFLNLEIADRAWLQLFATIAGEETWGQHAPNGKKVVVEYSSPNTNKPLHLGHLRNNFLGYSVSQILKAAGYGVSMVNLVNDRGIHICKSMLAYQKWGQGETPESSGIKGDHLVGKYYVEFDKHYRTQIEELVAQGVEKEEAKTKAALLQEAQEMLRQWEAGDPQVVDLWKTMNAWVYKGFEQTYQKIGVEFDKFYHESDTYLLGKDIVEEGLEKGIFFKKENGSVWIDLSSDGLDEKLVLRSDGTSVYITQDMGTADLKYKEFGMDKSIVVVGNEQDYHFKVLFLIMEKLGRPYAPGNYHLSYGMVDLPSGKMKSREGTVVDADDLVQEMEDTAENYTRELGKVEGMEPEEAKKLFAMLALGALKYYLLRVDPKKRMMFDPQESIDFQGNTGPFIQYTHARISSLLRRAEEMDIDYKALEINKQEAIHATEREVIYQLSLYTEKVRVAGEEYAPSIIAQYAYDLAKEFNRFYTEVSVFNAEDEQLRDFRIALSAAVARTLRHSTSLLGIEVPERM; via the coding sequence ATGAATATTGAACAGGAACTTATCAGCAGCATACAAAAGGCTTTTACAGCACTTTATCAGCATACACCAGATCTCCAGGAGCTAAAACTTCAGCCAACCCGCAAAGAATTTGAAGGTACTTACACCTTTGTAACCTTTCCCTATGCGCGCATAAGCAAAAAAGGCCCGGAGCAAACCGGCCAGGAGCTGGGGCAGTACCTGCAGCAGCAAAGTGGTCTGGTCAGTGGCTTTAATGTGGTAAAAGGCTTTCTGAACCTGGAGATTGCGGATAGGGCATGGCTGCAGCTTTTTGCTACCATAGCCGGAGAGGAGACCTGGGGCCAGCATGCACCCAATGGCAAAAAGGTAGTGGTGGAATACAGCTCCCCCAACACCAATAAGCCCCTGCACCTGGGGCACCTGCGGAATAACTTCCTGGGCTATTCCGTTTCGCAGATCCTGAAAGCAGCCGGTTACGGGGTAAGCATGGTGAATCTTGTAAACGACCGGGGCATCCACATCTGTAAATCAATGCTGGCCTACCAGAAATGGGGGCAGGGAGAAACACCCGAAAGCAGCGGCATTAAAGGAGATCACCTGGTTGGTAAATATTATGTGGAGTTCGATAAGCACTACCGCACACAAATAGAAGAACTGGTAGCCCAGGGCGTAGAGAAGGAAGAAGCCAAAACCAAAGCAGCTTTGCTGCAGGAGGCACAGGAAATGCTGCGCCAGTGGGAAGCCGGCGATCCTCAGGTAGTAGACCTCTGGAAAACCATGAATGCCTGGGTATACAAAGGCTTTGAGCAGACCTACCAGAAAATAGGCGTGGAGTTCGATAAATTTTACCACGAGTCTGACACCTATTTGCTGGGCAAAGACATTGTAGAGGAAGGGCTGGAAAAAGGTATTTTCTTTAAGAAAGAGAATGGCTCCGTGTGGATTGACCTGAGCAGCGACGGCCTGGACGAAAAACTGGTGCTGCGTTCCGATGGCACCTCTGTTTACATTACACAGGATATGGGAACTGCCGATCTTAAGTACAAAGAGTTTGGCATGGATAAATCGATTGTGGTGGTAGGAAATGAGCAGGATTACCACTTTAAGGTGCTGTTTCTGATCATGGAAAAGCTTGGCAGGCCTTATGCGCCCGGCAACTACCACCTTAGCTACGGCATGGTGGATTTGCCCAGCGGTAAAATGAAAAGCCGCGAAGGTACTGTAGTAGATGCTGACGACCTTGTGCAGGAAATGGAAGATACTGCCGAAAACTATACCCGTGAGCTGGGCAAAGTAGAAGGCATGGAGCCGGAAGAAGCCAAAAAGCTTTTTGCCATGCTGGCACTTGGTGCGCTTAAATACTACCTGCTGCGGGTAGACCCTAAAAAGCGCATGATGTTCGATCCGCAGGAGTCCATTGACTTTCAGGGGAACACAGGACCGTTCATACAGTACACGCATGCACGGATCTCCTCCCTGTTGCGCCGGGCAGAGGAAATGGATATAGACTATAAAGCGCTGGAAATCAATAAGCAGGAGGCAATACACGCAACGGAGCGTGAGGTAATTTACCAGCTAAGCCTGTACACAGAAAAGGTACGGGTGGCAGGAGAAGAATATGCGCCCTCCATCATTGCCCAGTATGCCTACGACCTGGCAAAAGAATTTAACCGCTTCTATACAGAGGTTTCGGTGTTTAATGCAGAAGACGAGCAGCTGAGAGATTTCCGGATCGCCCTTTCGGCCGCTGTGGCCCGCACCCTAAGGCACAGTACCAGCCTGCTGGGCATAGAAGTGCCGGAGCGCATGTAA